A single Macaca mulatta isolate MMU2019108-1 chromosome 15, T2T-MMU8v2.0, whole genome shotgun sequence DNA region contains:
- the POMT1 gene encoding protein O-mannosyl-transferase 1 isoform X5: protein MKRIFFLDDSGPPFGHMVLALGGYLGGFDGHFLWNRIGAEYSSNVPVWSLRLLPALAGALSVPMAYQIVLELHFSHCAAMGAALLMLIENALITQSRLMLLESVLIFFNLLAVLSYLKFFNCQKHSPFSLSWWFWLTLTGVACSCAVGIKYMGMFTYVLMLAVAAVHAWHLIGDQTLSNVGADVQCCMRQACVGQMGMSQGVCVFCHLLARAVALLVIPVVLYLLFFYVHLILLFRSGPHDQIMSSAFQASLEGGLARITQGQPLEVAFGSQVTLRNVFGKPVPCWLHSHQDTYPMIYENGRGSSHQQQVTCYPFKDVNNWWIVKNPGRHQLVVSSPPRPVRHGDMVQLVHGMTTRSLNTHDVAAPLSPHSQEVSCYIDYNISMPAQNLWRLEIVNRGSDTDVWKTILSEVRFVHVNTSAVLKLSGAHLPDWGYRQLEIVGEKLSRGYHESMVWNVEEHRYGASQEQRERERELHSPAQVDVSRNLSFMARFLELQWKMLVLRSDDSEHKYSSSPLEWVTLDTNIAYWLHPRTSAQIHLLGNIVIWISGSLALAIYALLSLWYLLRRRRNVHDLPQDAWLRWVLAGALCAGGWAVNYLPFFLMEKTLFLYHYLPALTFQILLLPVVLQHISDHLCRSQLQRSVFSALVVAWYSSACHVSHTLRPLTYGDKSLSPHELKALRWKDSWDILIRKH, encoded by the exons ATGAAACGAATCTTCTTCTTGGATGACAGTGGGCCGCCATTTGGCCACATGGTGCTGGCCTTGGGAG GTTATTTAGGAGGATTCGATGGCCATTTTTTGTGGAACAGAATTGGAGCAG AATACAGTAGCAACGTGCCCGTGTGGTCCCTGCGCCTGCTGCCAGCGCTCGCGGGGGCCTTGTCCGTCCCCATGGCCTACCAGATAGTGCTGGAGCTCCACTTTTCTCATTGTGCCGCCATGGGAGCTGCTCTGTTGATGCTTATCG AGAATGCTCTCATCACTCAGTCAAGGCTAATGCTTTTGGAATcagtgttaatattttttaatctattggCCGTGTTGTCCTACCTGAAGTTCTTCAATTGCCAAAAGCACAG CCCTTTTTCTCTGAGCTGGTGGTTCTGGCTAACACTGACAGGGGTTGCTTGTTCCTGCGCAGTGGG CATCAAGTACATGGGTATGTTCACATACGTGCTCATGCTGGCGGTTGCAGCTGTCCATGCCTGGCACCTAATTGGAGACCAGACTTTGTCCAACGTAGGTGCTGACGTCCAGTGCTGCATGAGGCAGGCCTGTGTGGGGCAGATGGGGATGTCACAGGGG GTCTGTGTGTTCTGTCACTTGCTTGCCCGAGCAGTGGCTTTGCTGGTCATCCCGGTCGTCCTGTACTTACTGTTCTTCTACGTCCATTTGATTCTGCTCTTCCGCTCTGGGCCCCACGACCAAATCATGTCCAGTGCCTTCCAGGCCAGCTTAGAG GGAGGACTAGCTCGGATCACCCAGGGTCAGCCGCTGGAGGTGGCCTTTGGGTCCCAGGTCACTCTGAGGAACGTCTTTGGGAAACCTGTGCCCTGCTGGCTGCATTCCCACCAGGACACCTACCCCATGAT ATATGAGAACGGCCGAGGCAGCTCCCACCAGCAGCAGGTGACCTGTTACCCCTTCAAAGACGTCAATAACTGGTGGATTGTAAAGAATCCCGGGAG GCACCAGCTGGTGGTGAGCAGCCCTCCGAGACCCGTGCGGCACGGGGACATGGTGCAGCTGGTCCACGGCATGACCACCCGCTCCCTGAACAC GCATGATGTTGCAGCCCCTCTGAGTCCCCATTCACAGGAGGTCTCCTGCTACATTGACTATAATATCTCCATGCCCGCCCAGAACCTCTGGAGACTG GAAATTGTGAACAGAGGATCCGACACAGACGTCTGGAAGACCATCCTCTCAGAGGTCCGCTTTGTGCACGTGAACACTTCTGCGGTCTTAAAG CTGAGCGGGGCTCACCTCCCTGACTGGGGGTATCGGCAGCTGGAGATCGTCGGGGAGAAGCTGTCCCGGGGCTACCACGAGAGCATGGTGTGGAACGTGGAGGAGCACCGATACGGCGCGA GCCAGGAGCAGAGGGAGCGGGAACGGGAGCTGCACTCACCTGCGCAGGTGGACGTCAGCAGGAACCTCAGCTTCATGGCGAGATTCTTGGAGCTGCAG TGGAAGATGCTGGTGCTGAGAAGCGATGACTCGGAACACAAGTATAGCTCCAGCCCGCTGGAGTGGGTCACCCTGGACACCAATATCGCCTACTGGCTGCACCCCAGGACCAGC GCTCAGATCCACCTACTTGGAAACATAGTGATCTGGATTTCAGGCAGCCTCGCCCTGGCCATCTACGCCCTGCTGTCCTTGTGGTACCTGCTCCGACGGCGAAGAAACGTCCATGACCTCCCTCAGG ATGCCTGGCTGCGCTGGGTGTTGGCTGGGGCGCTGTGTGCTGGTGGCTGGGCAGTGAACTACCTCCCGTTCTTCCTGATGGAGAAGACACTCTTCCTCTACCACTACCTGCCCGCACTCACCTTCCAGATCCTTCTGCTCCCTGTCGTCCTGCAGCACATCAGCGACCACCTGTGCAG GTCCCAGCTCCAGAGGAGCGTCTTCAGCGCCCTGGTGGTGGCCTGGTACTCCTCCGCATGCCATGTGTCCCACACGCTGCGCCCACTCACCTACGGGGACAAGTCACTCTCGCCACATGAACTCAAGGCCCTTCGCTGGAAAGACAGCTGGGACATCTTGATCCGAAAACACTAG
- the POMT1 gene encoding protein O-mannosyl-transferase 1 isoform X4, which produces MWGFLKRPIVVTADINLSLVALTGMGLLSRLWRLTYPPAVVLFRRIRWPFFVEQNWSSVVAFPEYSSNVPVWSLRLLPALAGALSVPMAYQIVLELHFSHCAAMGAALLMLIENALITQSRLMLLESVLIFFNLLAVLSYLKFFNCQKHSPFSLSWWFWLTLTGVACSCAVGIKYMGMFTYVLMLAVAAVHAWHLIGDQTLSNVCVFCHLLARAVALLVIPVVLYLLFFYVHLILLFRSGPHDQIMSSAFQASLEGGLARITQGQPLEVAFGSQVTLRNVFGKPVPCWLHSHQDTYPMIYENGRGSSHQQQVTCYPFKDVNNWWIVKNPGRHQLVVSSPPRPVRHGDMVQLVHGMTTRSLNTHDVAAPLSPHSQEVSCYIDYNISMPAQNLWRLEIVNRGSDTDVWKTILSEVRFVHVNTSAVLKLSGAHLPDWGYRQLEIVGEKLSRGYHESMVWNVEEHRYGASQEQRERERELHSPAQVDVSRNLSFMARFLELQWKMLVLRSDDSEHKYSSSPLEWVTLDTNIAYWLHPRTSAQIHLLGNIVIWISGSLALAIYALLSLWYLLRRRRNVHDLPQDAWLRWVLAGALCAGGWAVNYLPFFLMEKTLFLYHYLPALTFQILLLPVVLQHISDHLCRSQLQRSVFSALVVAWYSSACHVSHTLRPLTYGDKSLSPHELKALRWKDSWDILIRKH; this is translated from the exons ATGTGGGGATTTTTGAAGCGCCCTATAGTGGTGACGGCTGACATCAACTTGAGCCTCGTGGCCCTGACTGGGATGGGGTTACTGAGCCGGCTGTGGCGACTCACGTACCCGCCGGCTGTGGT GTTATTTAGGAGGATTCGATGGCCATTTTTTGTGGAACAGAATTGGAGCAG TGTGGTTGCTTTTCCAGAATACAGTAGCAACGTGCCCGTGTGGTCCCTGCGCCTGCTGCCAGCGCTCGCGGGGGCCTTGTCCGTCCCCATGGCCTACCAGATAGTGCTGGAGCTCCACTTTTCTCATTGTGCCGCCATGGGAGCTGCTCTGTTGATGCTTATCG AGAATGCTCTCATCACTCAGTCAAGGCTAATGCTTTTGGAATcagtgttaatattttttaatctattggCCGTGTTGTCCTACCTGAAGTTCTTCAATTGCCAAAAGCACAG CCCTTTTTCTCTGAGCTGGTGGTTCTGGCTAACACTGACAGGGGTTGCTTGTTCCTGCGCAGTGGG CATCAAGTACATGGGTATGTTCACATACGTGCTCATGCTGGCGGTTGCAGCTGTCCATGCCTGGCACCTAATTGGAGACCAGACTTTGTCCAAC GTCTGTGTGTTCTGTCACTTGCTTGCCCGAGCAGTGGCTTTGCTGGTCATCCCGGTCGTCCTGTACTTACTGTTCTTCTACGTCCATTTGATTCTGCTCTTCCGCTCTGGGCCCCACGACCAAATCATGTCCAGTGCCTTCCAGGCCAGCTTAGAG GGAGGACTAGCTCGGATCACCCAGGGTCAGCCGCTGGAGGTGGCCTTTGGGTCCCAGGTCACTCTGAGGAACGTCTTTGGGAAACCTGTGCCCTGCTGGCTGCATTCCCACCAGGACACCTACCCCATGAT ATATGAGAACGGCCGAGGCAGCTCCCACCAGCAGCAGGTGACCTGTTACCCCTTCAAAGACGTCAATAACTGGTGGATTGTAAAGAATCCCGGGAG GCACCAGCTGGTGGTGAGCAGCCCTCCGAGACCCGTGCGGCACGGGGACATGGTGCAGCTGGTCCACGGCATGACCACCCGCTCCCTGAACAC GCATGATGTTGCAGCCCCTCTGAGTCCCCATTCACAGGAGGTCTCCTGCTACATTGACTATAATATCTCCATGCCCGCCCAGAACCTCTGGAGACTG GAAATTGTGAACAGAGGATCCGACACAGACGTCTGGAAGACCATCCTCTCAGAGGTCCGCTTTGTGCACGTGAACACTTCTGCGGTCTTAAAG CTGAGCGGGGCTCACCTCCCTGACTGGGGGTATCGGCAGCTGGAGATCGTCGGGGAGAAGCTGTCCCGGGGCTACCACGAGAGCATGGTGTGGAACGTGGAGGAGCACCGATACGGCGCGA GCCAGGAGCAGAGGGAGCGGGAACGGGAGCTGCACTCACCTGCGCAGGTGGACGTCAGCAGGAACCTCAGCTTCATGGCGAGATTCTTGGAGCTGCAG TGGAAGATGCTGGTGCTGAGAAGCGATGACTCGGAACACAAGTATAGCTCCAGCCCGCTGGAGTGGGTCACCCTGGACACCAATATCGCCTACTGGCTGCACCCCAGGACCAGC GCTCAGATCCACCTACTTGGAAACATAGTGATCTGGATTTCAGGCAGCCTCGCCCTGGCCATCTACGCCCTGCTGTCCTTGTGGTACCTGCTCCGACGGCGAAGAAACGTCCATGACCTCCCTCAGG ATGCCTGGCTGCGCTGGGTGTTGGCTGGGGCGCTGTGTGCTGGTGGCTGGGCAGTGAACTACCTCCCGTTCTTCCTGATGGAGAAGACACTCTTCCTCTACCACTACCTGCCCGCACTCACCTTCCAGATCCTTCTGCTCCCTGTCGTCCTGCAGCACATCAGCGACCACCTGTGCAG GTCCCAGCTCCAGAGGAGCGTCTTCAGCGCCCTGGTGGTGGCCTGGTACTCCTCCGCATGCCATGTGTCCCACACGCTGCGCCCACTCACCTACGGGGACAAGTCACTCTCGCCACATGAACTCAAGGCCCTTCGCTGGAAAGACAGCTGGGACATCTTGATCCGAAAACACTAG
- the POMT1 gene encoding protein O-mannosyl-transferase 1 isoform X15: MLLESVLIFFNLLAVLSYLKFFNCQKHSPFSLSWWFWLTLTGVACSCAVGIKYMGMFTYVLMLAVAAVHAWHLIGDQTLSNVCVFCHLLARAVALLVIPVVLYLLFFYVHLILLFRSGPHDQIMSSAFQASLEGGLARITQGQPLEVAFGSQVTLRNVFGKPVPCWLHSHQDTYPMIYENGRGSSHQQQVTCYPFKDVNNWWIVKNPGRHQLVVSSPPRPVRHGDMVQLVHGMTTRSLNTHDVAAPLSPHSQEVSCYIDYNISMPAQNLWRLEIVNRGSDTDVWKTILSEVRFVHVNTSAVLKLSGAHLPDWGYRQLEIVGEKLSRGYHESMVWNVEEHRYGASQEQRERERELHSPAQVDVSRNLSFMARFLELQWKMLVLRSDDSEHKYSSSPLEWVTLDTNIAYWLHPRTSAQIHLLGNIVIWISGSLALAIYALLSLWYLLRRRRNVHDLPQDAWLRWVLAGALCAGGWAVNYLPFFLMEKTLFLYHYLPALTFQILLLPVVLQHISDHLCRSQLQRSVFSALVVAWYSSACHVSHTLRPLTYGDKSLSPHELKALRWKDSWDILIRKH; the protein is encoded by the exons ATGCTTTTGGAATcagtgttaatattttttaatctattggCCGTGTTGTCCTACCTGAAGTTCTTCAATTGCCAAAAGCACAG CCCTTTTTCTCTGAGCTGGTGGTTCTGGCTAACACTGACAGGGGTTGCTTGTTCCTGCGCAGTGGG CATCAAGTACATGGGTATGTTCACATACGTGCTCATGCTGGCGGTTGCAGCTGTCCATGCCTGGCACCTAATTGGAGACCAGACTTTGTCCAAC GTCTGTGTGTTCTGTCACTTGCTTGCCCGAGCAGTGGCTTTGCTGGTCATCCCGGTCGTCCTGTACTTACTGTTCTTCTACGTCCATTTGATTCTGCTCTTCCGCTCTGGGCCCCACGACCAAATCATGTCCAGTGCCTTCCAGGCCAGCTTAGAG GGAGGACTAGCTCGGATCACCCAGGGTCAGCCGCTGGAGGTGGCCTTTGGGTCCCAGGTCACTCTGAGGAACGTCTTTGGGAAACCTGTGCCCTGCTGGCTGCATTCCCACCAGGACACCTACCCCATGAT ATATGAGAACGGCCGAGGCAGCTCCCACCAGCAGCAGGTGACCTGTTACCCCTTCAAAGACGTCAATAACTGGTGGATTGTAAAGAATCCCGGGAG GCACCAGCTGGTGGTGAGCAGCCCTCCGAGACCCGTGCGGCACGGGGACATGGTGCAGCTGGTCCACGGCATGACCACCCGCTCCCTGAACAC GCATGATGTTGCAGCCCCTCTGAGTCCCCATTCACAGGAGGTCTCCTGCTACATTGACTATAATATCTCCATGCCCGCCCAGAACCTCTGGAGACTG GAAATTGTGAACAGAGGATCCGACACAGACGTCTGGAAGACCATCCTCTCAGAGGTCCGCTTTGTGCACGTGAACACTTCTGCGGTCTTAAAG CTGAGCGGGGCTCACCTCCCTGACTGGGGGTATCGGCAGCTGGAGATCGTCGGGGAGAAGCTGTCCCGGGGCTACCACGAGAGCATGGTGTGGAACGTGGAGGAGCACCGATACGGCGCGA GCCAGGAGCAGAGGGAGCGGGAACGGGAGCTGCACTCACCTGCGCAGGTGGACGTCAGCAGGAACCTCAGCTTCATGGCGAGATTCTTGGAGCTGCAG TGGAAGATGCTGGTGCTGAGAAGCGATGACTCGGAACACAAGTATAGCTCCAGCCCGCTGGAGTGGGTCACCCTGGACACCAATATCGCCTACTGGCTGCACCCCAGGACCAGC GCTCAGATCCACCTACTTGGAAACATAGTGATCTGGATTTCAGGCAGCCTCGCCCTGGCCATCTACGCCCTGCTGTCCTTGTGGTACCTGCTCCGACGGCGAAGAAACGTCCATGACCTCCCTCAGG ATGCCTGGCTGCGCTGGGTGTTGGCTGGGGCGCTGTGTGCTGGTGGCTGGGCAGTGAACTACCTCCCGTTCTTCCTGATGGAGAAGACACTCTTCCTCTACCACTACCTGCCCGCACTCACCTTCCAGATCCTTCTGCTCCCTGTCGTCCTGCAGCACATCAGCGACCACCTGTGCAG GTCCCAGCTCCAGAGGAGCGTCTTCAGCGCCCTGGTGGTGGCCTGGTACTCCTCCGCATGCCATGTGTCCCACACGCTGCGCCCACTCACCTACGGGGACAAGTCACTCTCGCCACATGAACTCAAGGCCCTTCGCTGGAAAGACAGCTGGGACATCTTGATCCGAAAACACTAG
- the POMT1 gene encoding protein O-mannosyl-transferase 1 isoform X10: protein MAYQIVLELHFSHCAAMGAALLMLIENALITQSRLMLLESVLIFFNLLAVLSYLKFFNCQKHSPFSLSWWFWLTLTGVACSCAVGIKYMGMFTYVLMLAVAAVHAWHLIGDQTLSNVGADVQCCMRQACVGQMGMSQGVCVFCHLLARAVALLVIPVVLYLLFFYVHLILLFRSGPHDQIMSSAFQASLEGGLARITQGQPLEVAFGSQVTLRNVFGKPVPCWLHSHQDTYPMIYENGRGSSHQQQVTCYPFKDVNNWWIVKNPGRHQLVVSSPPRPVRHGDMVQLVHGMTTRSLNTHDVAAPLSPHSQEVSCYIDYNISMPAQNLWRLEIVNRGSDTDVWKTILSEVRFVHVNTSAVLKLSGAHLPDWGYRQLEIVGEKLSRGYHESMVWNVEEHRYGASQEQRERERELHSPAQVDVSRNLSFMARFLELQWKMLVLRSDDSEHKYSSSPLEWVTLDTNIAYWLHPRTSAQIHLLGNIVIWISGSLALAIYALLSLWYLLRRRRNVHDLPQDAWLRWVLAGALCAGGWAVNYLPFFLMEKTLFLYHYLPALTFQILLLPVVLQHISDHLCRSQLQRSVFSALVVAWYSSACHVSHTLRPLTYGDKSLSPHELKALRWKDSWDILIRKH, encoded by the exons ATGGCCTACCAGATAGTGCTGGAGCTCCACTTTTCTCATTGTGCCGCCATGGGAGCTGCTCTGTTGATGCTTATCG AGAATGCTCTCATCACTCAGTCAAGGCTAATGCTTTTGGAATcagtgttaatattttttaatctattggCCGTGTTGTCCTACCTGAAGTTCTTCAATTGCCAAAAGCACAG CCCTTTTTCTCTGAGCTGGTGGTTCTGGCTAACACTGACAGGGGTTGCTTGTTCCTGCGCAGTGGG CATCAAGTACATGGGTATGTTCACATACGTGCTCATGCTGGCGGTTGCAGCTGTCCATGCCTGGCACCTAATTGGAGACCAGACTTTGTCCAACGTAGGTGCTGACGTCCAGTGCTGCATGAGGCAGGCCTGTGTGGGGCAGATGGGGATGTCACAGGGG GTCTGTGTGTTCTGTCACTTGCTTGCCCGAGCAGTGGCTTTGCTGGTCATCCCGGTCGTCCTGTACTTACTGTTCTTCTACGTCCATTTGATTCTGCTCTTCCGCTCTGGGCCCCACGACCAAATCATGTCCAGTGCCTTCCAGGCCAGCTTAGAG GGAGGACTAGCTCGGATCACCCAGGGTCAGCCGCTGGAGGTGGCCTTTGGGTCCCAGGTCACTCTGAGGAACGTCTTTGGGAAACCTGTGCCCTGCTGGCTGCATTCCCACCAGGACACCTACCCCATGAT ATATGAGAACGGCCGAGGCAGCTCCCACCAGCAGCAGGTGACCTGTTACCCCTTCAAAGACGTCAATAACTGGTGGATTGTAAAGAATCCCGGGAG GCACCAGCTGGTGGTGAGCAGCCCTCCGAGACCCGTGCGGCACGGGGACATGGTGCAGCTGGTCCACGGCATGACCACCCGCTCCCTGAACAC GCATGATGTTGCAGCCCCTCTGAGTCCCCATTCACAGGAGGTCTCCTGCTACATTGACTATAATATCTCCATGCCCGCCCAGAACCTCTGGAGACTG GAAATTGTGAACAGAGGATCCGACACAGACGTCTGGAAGACCATCCTCTCAGAGGTCCGCTTTGTGCACGTGAACACTTCTGCGGTCTTAAAG CTGAGCGGGGCTCACCTCCCTGACTGGGGGTATCGGCAGCTGGAGATCGTCGGGGAGAAGCTGTCCCGGGGCTACCACGAGAGCATGGTGTGGAACGTGGAGGAGCACCGATACGGCGCGA GCCAGGAGCAGAGGGAGCGGGAACGGGAGCTGCACTCACCTGCGCAGGTGGACGTCAGCAGGAACCTCAGCTTCATGGCGAGATTCTTGGAGCTGCAG TGGAAGATGCTGGTGCTGAGAAGCGATGACTCGGAACACAAGTATAGCTCCAGCCCGCTGGAGTGGGTCACCCTGGACACCAATATCGCCTACTGGCTGCACCCCAGGACCAGC GCTCAGATCCACCTACTTGGAAACATAGTGATCTGGATTTCAGGCAGCCTCGCCCTGGCCATCTACGCCCTGCTGTCCTTGTGGTACCTGCTCCGACGGCGAAGAAACGTCCATGACCTCCCTCAGG ATGCCTGGCTGCGCTGGGTGTTGGCTGGGGCGCTGTGTGCTGGTGGCTGGGCAGTGAACTACCTCCCGTTCTTCCTGATGGAGAAGACACTCTTCCTCTACCACTACCTGCCCGCACTCACCTTCCAGATCCTTCTGCTCCCTGTCGTCCTGCAGCACATCAGCGACCACCTGTGCAG GTCCCAGCTCCAGAGGAGCGTCTTCAGCGCCCTGGTGGTGGCCTGGTACTCCTCCGCATGCCATGTGTCCCACACGCTGCGCCCACTCACCTACGGGGACAAGTCACTCTCGCCACATGAACTCAAGGCCCTTCGCTGGAAAGACAGCTGGGACATCTTGATCCGAAAACACTAG
- the POMT1 gene encoding protein O-mannosyl-transferase 1 isoform X9 — MEMVCAQCSQLCSVVAFPEYSSNVPVWSLRLLPALAGALSVPMAYQIVLELHFSHCAAMGAALLMLIENALITQSRLMLLESVLIFFNLLAVLSYLKFFNCQKHSPFSLSWWFWLTLTGVACSCAVGIKYMGMFTYVLMLAVAAVHAWHLIGDQTLSNVCVFCHLLARAVALLVIPVVLYLLFFYVHLILLFRSGPHDQIMSSAFQASLEGGLARITQGQPLEVAFGSQVTLRNVFGKPVPCWLHSHQDTYPMIYENGRGSSHQQQVTCYPFKDVNNWWIVKNPGRHQLVVSSPPRPVRHGDMVQLVHGMTTRSLNTHDVAAPLSPHSQEVSCYIDYNISMPAQNLWRLEIVNRGSDTDVWKTILSEVRFVHVNTSAVLKLSGAHLPDWGYRQLEIVGEKLSRGYHESMVWNVEEHRYGASQEQRERERELHSPAQVDVSRNLSFMARFLELQWKMLVLRSDDSEHKYSSSPLEWVTLDTNIAYWLHPRTSAQIHLLGNIVIWISGSLALAIYALLSLWYLLRRRRNVHDLPQDAWLRWVLAGALCAGGWAVNYLPFFLMEKTLFLYHYLPALTFQILLLPVVLQHISDHLCRSQLQRSVFSALVVAWYSSACHVSHTLRPLTYGDKSLSPHELKALRWKDSWDILIRKH, encoded by the exons ATGGAGATGGTGTGTGCACAGTGCAGTCAGCTCTGCAGTGTGGTTGCTTTTCCAGAATACAGTAGCAACGTGCCCGTGTGGTCCCTGCGCCTGCTGCCAGCGCTCGCGGGGGCCTTGTCCGTCCCCATGGCCTACCAGATAGTGCTGGAGCTCCACTTTTCTCATTGTGCCGCCATGGGAGCTGCTCTGTTGATGCTTATCG AGAATGCTCTCATCACTCAGTCAAGGCTAATGCTTTTGGAATcagtgttaatattttttaatctattggCCGTGTTGTCCTACCTGAAGTTCTTCAATTGCCAAAAGCACAG CCCTTTTTCTCTGAGCTGGTGGTTCTGGCTAACACTGACAGGGGTTGCTTGTTCCTGCGCAGTGGG CATCAAGTACATGGGTATGTTCACATACGTGCTCATGCTGGCGGTTGCAGCTGTCCATGCCTGGCACCTAATTGGAGACCAGACTTTGTCCAAC GTCTGTGTGTTCTGTCACTTGCTTGCCCGAGCAGTGGCTTTGCTGGTCATCCCGGTCGTCCTGTACTTACTGTTCTTCTACGTCCATTTGATTCTGCTCTTCCGCTCTGGGCCCCACGACCAAATCATGTCCAGTGCCTTCCAGGCCAGCTTAGAG GGAGGACTAGCTCGGATCACCCAGGGTCAGCCGCTGGAGGTGGCCTTTGGGTCCCAGGTCACTCTGAGGAACGTCTTTGGGAAACCTGTGCCCTGCTGGCTGCATTCCCACCAGGACACCTACCCCATGAT ATATGAGAACGGCCGAGGCAGCTCCCACCAGCAGCAGGTGACCTGTTACCCCTTCAAAGACGTCAATAACTGGTGGATTGTAAAGAATCCCGGGAG GCACCAGCTGGTGGTGAGCAGCCCTCCGAGACCCGTGCGGCACGGGGACATGGTGCAGCTGGTCCACGGCATGACCACCCGCTCCCTGAACAC GCATGATGTTGCAGCCCCTCTGAGTCCCCATTCACAGGAGGTCTCCTGCTACATTGACTATAATATCTCCATGCCCGCCCAGAACCTCTGGAGACTG GAAATTGTGAACAGAGGATCCGACACAGACGTCTGGAAGACCATCCTCTCAGAGGTCCGCTTTGTGCACGTGAACACTTCTGCGGTCTTAAAG CTGAGCGGGGCTCACCTCCCTGACTGGGGGTATCGGCAGCTGGAGATCGTCGGGGAGAAGCTGTCCCGGGGCTACCACGAGAGCATGGTGTGGAACGTGGAGGAGCACCGATACGGCGCGA GCCAGGAGCAGAGGGAGCGGGAACGGGAGCTGCACTCACCTGCGCAGGTGGACGTCAGCAGGAACCTCAGCTTCATGGCGAGATTCTTGGAGCTGCAG TGGAAGATGCTGGTGCTGAGAAGCGATGACTCGGAACACAAGTATAGCTCCAGCCCGCTGGAGTGGGTCACCCTGGACACCAATATCGCCTACTGGCTGCACCCCAGGACCAGC GCTCAGATCCACCTACTTGGAAACATAGTGATCTGGATTTCAGGCAGCCTCGCCCTGGCCATCTACGCCCTGCTGTCCTTGTGGTACCTGCTCCGACGGCGAAGAAACGTCCATGACCTCCCTCAGG ATGCCTGGCTGCGCTGGGTGTTGGCTGGGGCGCTGTGTGCTGGTGGCTGGGCAGTGAACTACCTCCCGTTCTTCCTGATGGAGAAGACACTCTTCCTCTACCACTACCTGCCCGCACTCACCTTCCAGATCCTTCTGCTCCCTGTCGTCCTGCAGCACATCAGCGACCACCTGTGCAG GTCCCAGCTCCAGAGGAGCGTCTTCAGCGCCCTGGTGGTGGCCTGGTACTCCTCCGCATGCCATGTGTCCCACACGCTGCGCCCACTCACCTACGGGGACAAGTCACTCTCGCCACATGAACTCAAGGCCCTTCGCTGGAAAGACAGCTGGGACATCTTGATCCGAAAACACTAG